One window of the Chryseotalea sp. WA131a genome contains the following:
- a CDS encoding molybdopterin molybdotransferase MoeA: MISVEEASSILHSKLLKTSIGTVPTTEATGKILGEVISVDRDLPPFNRATMDGVAVAFQSLGKQNEFAIESIQAAGEPQEKLTSKKNAIEIMTGAVLPEGADTIIPYEHISITNGMATLKNSLDIRQGQNIHQQGADAVKGQIILQAGTKLSPAEIAVLASVGKSHVLVYEFPSIAIVSTGNELVDISETPQPHQLRKSNSYALQASLREMGCQAALFHLPDDQSTLEKELKQIVNQHQVVILSGGVSKGKFDFVPQVLESIGIQKHFHQVAQKPGKPFWFGSNENTFVFGLPGNPVSTYLCFYRYIKPWLYRSLGYSPSSESAILATDYVFNPSLTYFLQVAIKNERGTLRAYPKTGEGSGDFANLVEVDGFLELPQGRNEFKSNESLNFIRFR, from the coding sequence ATGATAAGCGTTGAAGAAGCTTCCTCCATCCTTCACTCAAAGTTACTAAAGACTTCCATAGGTACCGTACCTACAACAGAAGCCACCGGAAAGATTTTGGGCGAAGTTATTTCTGTTGACCGAGATTTGCCTCCCTTTAACCGGGCAACCATGGATGGTGTTGCTGTTGCCTTTCAATCCCTGGGGAAACAAAATGAATTTGCCATTGAATCCATTCAAGCTGCTGGAGAGCCTCAAGAAAAACTGACTTCAAAAAAAAACGCCATCGAGATTATGACGGGCGCTGTGCTTCCTGAAGGAGCCGATACCATTATTCCTTATGAACACATCAGCATTACGAATGGAATGGCAACTTTAAAAAATAGTCTGGACATTAGGCAAGGTCAGAACATTCACCAACAAGGTGCCGATGCCGTAAAAGGACAAATCATTCTTCAGGCAGGAACAAAACTATCTCCGGCAGAGATAGCAGTACTAGCATCCGTTGGGAAAAGTCACGTGTTAGTTTATGAGTTTCCCTCCATCGCCATTGTTTCCACTGGCAATGAATTGGTAGACATAAGCGAAACGCCCCAGCCCCATCAACTACGCAAGTCAAATAGCTATGCCTTGCAAGCGAGCTTGCGCGAAATGGGTTGCCAAGCAGCGCTCTTTCATTTACCCGATGATCAATCGACTCTTGAGAAGGAACTAAAACAAATAGTCAATCAGCATCAAGTAGTTATTCTTTCTGGCGGGGTTTCAAAAGGCAAGTTCGATTTTGTGCCGCAAGTGTTGGAATCAATTGGCATACAAAAACATTTTCATCAGGTGGCACAAAAACCAGGAAAGCCTTTTTGGTTTGGTAGCAATGAAAATACGTTTGTCTTTGGTTTGCCGGGAAACCCGGTGTCTACTTATCTGTGCTTTTATCGCTACATAAAACCTTGGCTTTACCGTTCGTTGGGGTATTCACCTTCTTCCGAATCAGCTATACTGGCTACTGACTATGTTTTCAACCCTTCCCTCACTTATTTTCTTCAAGTTGCCATCAAAAACGAACGGGGTACACTGCGGGCATATCCAAAAACGGGAGAAGGCTCGGGAGATTTTGCTAATCTAGTCGAAGTAGATGGGTTTTTAGAGTTACCACAAGGTAGGAATGAGTTCAAAAGCAATGAATCCTTGAATTTTATTCGCTTTAGGTAA
- a CDS encoding GtrA family protein, whose product MLESLPPIFLKFIFFALVGVSGLVIDFGLTYLNKEKLKLNKYLANGTGFFAAATNNFFLNRNWTFANTHPDVTGQYIKFIGFALIGLAINSVIVWWMTEKMKKNFYLSKGVATFIVTCWNFLSNFLFTFR is encoded by the coding sequence ATGTTAGAATCCCTCCCTCCTATCTTTTTAAAGTTCATCTTCTTTGCGTTGGTGGGCGTCTCCGGTTTGGTCATTGATTTTGGGTTGACCTATCTCAACAAAGAGAAACTAAAACTGAATAAATACTTGGCCAATGGTACTGGATTTTTTGCTGCTGCCACTAATAACTTTTTTTTGAACCGCAATTGGACATTCGCCAACACCCATCCCGATGTAACAGGTCAATACATAAAGTTTATTGGTTTTGCCTTAATCGGTTTAGCCATCAACTCAGTGATTGTTTGGTGGATGACCGAAAAAATGAAGAAGAACTTTTATCTCTCCAAAGGCGTGGCCACTTTTATTGTTACATGCTGGAATTTCCTTTCTAACTTTTTGTTCACGTTTAGATAG
- a CDS encoding S1/P1 Nuclease, producing MKHSIQHLILLCFCFVLCSWGFFAHQKINRLAVFTLPVEMSGFYKKNIRYIEEAAVNPDRRRYAVPEEAPRHFIDLDVYGDSAAYTLPRYWKEAVEKFGEDSLAKHGIVPWHINRVYFQLKEAFLLKDPERILRLSADLGHYVGDSHVPLHTTKNYDGQLTDQVGIHGFWESRLPELFFSEYDFYVGRAEHIANVQLAVWKTIAQSNSALDSVLRFEKELSLKLGDRKFNFETKGKQTVKVFSQEYSRAYHQMLSGMVERQFRASVKMTGDLWYTAWVDAGQPDIKSLIDYKPTEEELKKRAEELKKWREERKVEVRTHEVEGR from the coding sequence ATGAAGCACTCGATTCAGCATCTAATACTTCTTTGTTTCTGCTTTGTTTTATGCAGTTGGGGTTTTTTCGCCCACCAAAAAATAAACCGACTGGCAGTATTTACATTGCCCGTAGAAATGAGCGGCTTCTACAAAAAGAATATCCGCTACATTGAAGAAGCAGCAGTCAATCCAGATAGAAGGCGCTATGCCGTGCCCGAAGAGGCACCTCGGCACTTCATCGACTTGGATGTGTATGGTGATAGTGCTGCTTATACCCTGCCTCGCTACTGGAAAGAAGCAGTAGAAAAATTTGGCGAAGACAGCCTCGCGAAACATGGCATTGTGCCGTGGCATATCAACCGCGTTTACTTTCAATTGAAAGAAGCGTTTCTTTTGAAAGATCCAGAACGTATTTTGAGATTGTCTGCCGACCTCGGTCACTATGTGGGAGATTCGCACGTGCCTTTGCACACCACCAAAAATTACGATGGTCAATTAACCGACCAAGTGGGCATTCATGGATTTTGGGAATCGCGCTTGCCCGAATTGTTTTTTAGCGAATATGATTTTTATGTGGGCAGAGCTGAGCATATCGCTAATGTGCAGTTGGCCGTTTGGAAAACCATCGCTCAAAGCAATTCAGCACTCGACTCTGTTTTACGATTTGAAAAAGAATTGAGCCTAAAACTCGGTGATCGCAAATTCAATTTTGAAACCAAGGGCAAGCAAACTGTAAAAGTTTTCTCGCAAGAATATTCGCGAGCGTATCATCAAATGCTTTCCGGCATGGTGGAGCGGCAATTTCGTGCAAGCGTAAAGATGACGGGCGACCTTTGGTACACGGCCTGGGTAGATGCCGGACAGCCTGACATAAAATCATTGATTGATTATAAACCAACGGAAGAAGAATTGAAAAAGCGAGCTGAAGAATTGAAGAAGTGGAGAGAGGAGCGGAAGGTGGAGGTGAGGACGCATGAGGTGGAGGGTCGGTAG
- the moaC gene encoding cyclic pyranopterin monophosphate synthase MoaC codes for MKNKFSHIDAVGNPQMVDVSKKKMTVRIARAQAVVWLGSEIISKLNGDELITKKGPVFQTAIIAGVMGGKKTADLIPFCHPIALEDCQIHIKVEKDSAIIRSTVVVAGKTGVEMEALTACSIAALTVYDMCKALSHEIQIKEIKLLEKRGGKKDYKF; via the coding sequence ATGAAAAATAAATTTAGTCATATTGACGCAGTGGGCAACCCGCAGATGGTAGATGTTTCAAAAAAGAAAATGACTGTGCGGATAGCAAGGGCGCAAGCAGTTGTTTGGTTGGGCAGCGAAATCATTTCGAAATTGAATGGAGACGAGCTGATCACAAAAAAAGGCCCGGTGTTTCAAACAGCGATTATTGCAGGTGTAATGGGTGGCAAAAAGACCGCTGACTTGATTCCGTTTTGTCACCCCATTGCCTTGGAAGATTGCCAAATCCATATCAAAGTTGAAAAGGACTCAGCCATTATCCGATCAACGGTAGTGGTTGCGGGTAAAACAGGTGTGGAGATGGAAGCACTCACGGCTTGCTCAATAGCGGCACTCACAGTCTATGATATGTGTAAGGCACTGTCGCATGAAATTCAGATTAAGGAAATCAAATTGCTTGAGAAGCGGGGAGGGAAGAAGGATTACAAATTTTAG
- the ffh gene encoding signal recognition particle protein, with protein sequence MFDNLSLKLEKAFQTLKGQGRITEINIASTIKDIRKALIDADVNYKVAKEVTDEIKEKAMGMNVLTAISPGQLLTKITNDQLTLLMGGASEDISIDGNPAIILIAGLQGSGKTTFSGKLANYLKRQGRQVLLTACDIYRPAAIDQLKVLGGQIGVEVYAEPENKDALKIAKAAIEHAKKNNHRVVIVDTAGRLAVDEAMMNEIASLKDALKPSETLFVVDAMTGQDAVNTAKAFNDRLNFNGVVLTKMDGDTRGGAALSIRRVVEKPIKFISSGEKMEAIDRFYPDRMAGRILGMGDVVSLVEKAQQTFDEDEARKLNAKMRKNQFDFNDFLSQLQQIKKMGNMKDMLSMIPGVGKAMKDVEIDDNAFKPVEAIIRSMTNEERENPEKLNASRKTRIAKGSGTNIQQVNQLLKQFEDMKKMMKTMNKMGGGKRALGALNPFGR encoded by the coding sequence ATGTTCGATAATTTAAGTCTCAAACTCGAAAAAGCGTTTCAAACCTTAAAAGGCCAAGGGCGCATTACCGAAATCAATATAGCCAGCACCATCAAGGATATTCGCAAAGCCCTGATCGATGCGGACGTGAACTATAAAGTCGCCAAAGAAGTAACAGACGAAATCAAGGAAAAAGCAATGGGCATGAACGTGCTCACAGCCATCTCGCCTGGGCAGTTGCTTACCAAAATTACCAACGACCAACTCACGCTCTTAATGGGGGGAGCGAGCGAGGACATCAGCATTGACGGGAATCCCGCGATCATTCTAATTGCTGGATTGCAGGGTTCTGGTAAAACTACTTTCTCAGGAAAGCTGGCAAACTACCTGAAACGACAAGGCCGTCAAGTTCTATTAACAGCTTGCGATATCTACCGACCTGCCGCCATTGACCAATTAAAGGTATTGGGCGGACAAATTGGTGTGGAGGTGTATGCCGAACCTGAAAATAAAGACGCCCTAAAAATTGCCAAAGCGGCCATTGAACATGCCAAGAAAAACAATCACCGCGTTGTAATTGTGGATACGGCTGGTCGTTTGGCCGTGGATGAAGCGATGATGAATGAAATTGCCAGTTTGAAAGATGCACTCAAACCATCGGAGACGCTGTTTGTAGTGGATGCCATGACTGGGCAAGATGCCGTCAACACGGCTAAAGCCTTCAACGACCGATTGAATTTCAATGGTGTGGTGCTTACCAAAATGGATGGCGACACCCGCGGTGGTGCTGCACTTTCTATTCGCAGAGTGGTAGAGAAACCTATCAAGTTCATAAGCTCAGGCGAGAAGATGGAAGCCATCGACCGCTTCTACCCCGACCGTATGGCGGGAAGGATTTTGGGCATGGGTGATGTGGTGAGTTTAGTGGAGAAAGCCCAACAGACTTTTGATGAAGACGAAGCGCGCAAGCTCAATGCGAAAATGCGCAAGAATCAATTCGACTTCAATGATTTTCTGTCGCAACTTCAGCAAATCAAAAAGATGGGCAACATGAAAGATATGTTGAGCATGATACCCGGTGTAGGCAAAGCCATGAAAGATGTAGAAATTGATGACAATGCATTTAAGCCAGTAGAAGCCATCATCCGCTCCATGACTAATGAAGAACGTGAAAATCCGGAGAAGCTAAATGCCAGTCGCAAAACCAGAATTGCCAAAGGCAGTGGCACCAATATTCAACAGGTCAATCAACTGCTGAAACAATTTGAAGACATGAAAAAAATGATGAAGACCATGAACAAGATGGGTGGAGGTAAACGGGCGTTGGGTGCGCTGAACCCGTTTGGGAGGTAA
- a CDS encoding glycosyltransferase family 39 protein — translation MLNSIQDPVIKKKLLWLIVIATTVRLFLASQLELANDEVYYWTYALFPNLSHFDHPPMVGILAQLSTFNLWLTDDFFLRFGSIVLSAVNTYTIFLIGRKVKNELAGWYASLLYTSSIYCSILSGFSLSPDAPQVFFWLLSLNVAVDIFPVREIKNLHRIKILLFGFLAGLAMLSKYHSAFIWVGVLLYVVVFNRKWLIDYSLYLSGIISVIVLSPIIIWNVREHFISFTFHGDRVTPSWNIRPDYFFTEVSGQFAYNNPLNVILIAIALIAIWKGKTFIKKEFTWLLLLNSLPLWLLFTGFSIFRSTLPHWTGPAFISLTILAAAYWAERIETTQAEKKYLPLRLVLPSYFLAFLLVVTFYIINYSPFQLGKKSQVNNFGEYDFTQDMYGYDQVHEAFSQISSREEKAGRMPINAGVVSNKWFPAAHLDYYCVWPTGRNLFTIGSLNEIHKYAWMNRDRGGLQTGGDYYHIAVSNYYKDPTEAFGTYFEKIEQMDTIKIMRGGEVMRYAFFYRLKDYKGNFEDLLSH, via the coding sequence GTGCTCAACTCAATTCAAGATCCCGTTATAAAAAAGAAATTGCTTTGGCTGATTGTGATTGCTACAACTGTTAGGTTGTTTCTCGCATCACAATTAGAACTTGCCAACGATGAAGTGTACTATTGGACGTACGCACTCTTCCCAAACCTTAGTCACTTCGACCACCCGCCTATGGTGGGTATTCTGGCACAACTTTCAACATTCAATCTTTGGTTAACGGATGATTTCTTCCTTCGCTTTGGTTCCATCGTTTTATCAGCAGTCAACACCTACACCATTTTTTTGATTGGCAGAAAAGTTAAAAATGAATTAGCCGGTTGGTATGCATCCCTGCTATACACGTCATCCATTTACTGCTCTATCCTCAGCGGGTTTTCGCTTTCGCCCGATGCTCCGCAGGTATTTTTTTGGCTGCTTAGTTTAAACGTAGCAGTAGATATTTTCCCAGTAAGGGAAATCAAGAACCTACATCGCATTAAGATTTTGCTATTTGGATTCTTAGCTGGATTGGCCATGCTCTCCAAATATCACTCCGCCTTTATTTGGGTGGGCGTTTTATTGTACGTGGTAGTCTTCAACCGAAAATGGTTGATCGACTATTCTCTTTATCTATCTGGAATTATTTCGGTCATCGTTTTATCGCCCATCATCATCTGGAATGTTAGAGAGCATTTCATCAGTTTTACTTTTCATGGCGATCGCGTAACTCCTTCTTGGAACATTCGTCCTGATTACTTTTTTACTGAAGTGAGTGGACAGTTTGCCTACAATAATCCGCTGAACGTTATTTTGATTGCAATCGCATTAATAGCCATTTGGAAAGGCAAGACGTTTATCAAAAAAGAATTCACGTGGCTTTTGTTGTTGAACTCCCTACCACTTTGGCTTCTCTTTACTGGCTTCTCCATTTTTAGAAGTACACTGCCGCACTGGACGGGGCCCGCTTTTATATCATTAACAATTTTGGCAGCTGCTTATTGGGCAGAACGGATTGAAACAACGCAAGCAGAAAAAAAATATTTGCCTTTGCGATTGGTACTCCCGAGTTACTTCCTTGCTTTTCTACTAGTTGTCACATTTTACATTATCAACTATTCTCCTTTTCAGTTGGGTAAAAAATCGCAAGTAAATAATTTTGGTGAATACGATTTTACGCAAGACATGTATGGATACGATCAAGTGCATGAAGCCTTTAGCCAAATTTCCTCCCGCGAAGAAAAAGCGGGTCGCATGCCTATCAATGCAGGTGTTGTCTCCAACAAATGGTTTCCTGCTGCGCATTTGGATTATTATTGTGTATGGCCAACGGGAAGAAATCTTTTTACTATTGGCAGCTTAAACGAAATTCATAAATATGCTTGGATGAACCGCGACCGAGGAGGTTTGCAAACTGGTGGCGATTATTATCACATCGCTGTAAGCAATTACTACAAAGACCCAACCGAAGCCTTTGGCACTTACTTTGAAAAGATTGAGCAAATGGACACTATAAAAATTATGCGGGGTGGTGAAGTCATGCGCTATGCATTTTTCTATCGGTTAAAGGATTACAAAGGAAACTTTGAAGACCTCCTCAGCCATTAA